One part of the Bradyrhizobium sp. CB1650 genome encodes these proteins:
- a CDS encoding ABC transporter substrate-binding protein, with protein sequence MLVRQGLFAMTLASALALVISPASSQTLRYANQGELKSLDPYTLNESTTHAHLGHVYEGLVERDKDLKIIPALAESWETPEPTRWRFHLRKGVKFHNGDPFTADDVVFSAERVRAQGSNLLNRLPADAKVVKVDDYTVDFILSSPNPVLIGQWDVWYIMDKKWAEANNAVAPTPAAATTPSYASLHANGTGPFMIDSHQPGVKTVFKANPNYWQKPQHNLKEIVFTPIASDATRVAALLSGEVDVIEPVPIQDIQRVNASPNATVLSGPELRTIFIGMDQSRDELLFSNIKGKNPFKDIRVREAFYKAIDVELIKNRVMRGLSTPSALMIAPELYPLSKEFTRPKFDLEGAKKLLTEAGYPDGFEVTMDCPNDRYVNDAAICQAVVGMLARIGVKVNLLAQPKAQYFAKVLKPGGYKTSFFLLGWTPATMDSQNVLHDIMGCRDDPKDPNRGEANLGGYCNKQLDELTDKVLVEADVNKRNQLIKQAFEVSIKDWSYIPLHQQALAWGVSKKVKLVQRADNQVLLYWATKQEE encoded by the coding sequence ATGTTAGTACGTCAGGGTCTGTTTGCGATGACGCTCGCCTCCGCGCTGGCGTTGGTGATCTCACCGGCCTCGAGCCAGACGCTGCGCTACGCCAACCAGGGTGAGCTCAAATCGCTCGACCCATACACGTTGAATGAAAGCACCACGCACGCCCATCTCGGCCACGTCTACGAGGGCCTGGTCGAGCGGGACAAGGACCTGAAGATCATTCCGGCTCTGGCCGAAAGCTGGGAAACGCCCGAGCCCACCCGCTGGCGCTTCCACTTGCGCAAGGGCGTGAAATTCCACAACGGCGACCCCTTCACCGCCGACGACGTGGTGTTCTCCGCCGAACGCGTCCGGGCGCAGGGCTCCAATCTGCTGAACCGCCTCCCCGCCGATGCCAAGGTCGTCAAGGTCGACGACTACACCGTCGATTTCATCCTCAGCTCGCCCAATCCCGTCCTCATAGGACAATGGGACGTCTGGTACATCATGGACAAGAAATGGGCGGAGGCGAACAATGCGGTGGCACCGACGCCAGCCGCGGCCACGACCCCGAGCTATGCCTCGCTGCACGCCAACGGTACCGGGCCCTTCATGATCGACAGCCATCAGCCCGGCGTGAAGACCGTGTTCAAGGCCAATCCGAACTACTGGCAGAAGCCGCAACATAATCTCAAGGAAATCGTGTTCACGCCGATCGCATCGGACGCGACGCGCGTGGCGGCGCTTCTGTCCGGCGAGGTCGATGTGATCGAGCCGGTTCCGATCCAGGATATCCAGCGCGTCAATGCCAGCCCCAATGCGACGGTGCTGTCCGGGCCGGAACTGCGCACGATCTTCATCGGCATGGATCAGTCGCGCGACGAACTCCTGTTCTCGAACATCAAGGGCAAGAACCCGTTCAAGGACATCCGCGTTCGTGAGGCCTTCTACAAGGCGATCGACGTCGAGCTGATCAAGAATCGCGTCATGCGCGGGCTCTCCACGCCATCCGCCCTGATGATCGCACCTGAGCTCTATCCCCTGTCGAAGGAGTTCACGCGGCCGAAGTTCGATCTGGAGGGCGCCAAGAAGCTGCTGACTGAGGCAGGCTATCCCGATGGCTTCGAGGTCACGATGGACTGTCCGAACGATCGTTACGTCAATGACGCCGCGATCTGCCAGGCCGTGGTCGGAATGCTCGCCCGCATCGGCGTCAAGGTGAACCTGCTGGCGCAGCCCAAGGCGCAGTATTTCGCCAAGGTGCTGAAGCCCGGTGGCTACAAGACCTCCTTCTTCCTCCTCGGCTGGACGCCCGCCACGATGGATTCCCAGAACGTGCTGCACGACATCATGGGGTGTCGCGACGATCCGAAGGATCCGAACCGTGGCGAAGCCAATCTCGGCGGCTACTGCAACAAGCAGCTTGACGAGCTCACGGACAAGGTTCTGGTCGAAGCAGACGTGAACAAGCGAAATCAACTGATCAAGCAGGCCTTCGAGGTCTCGATCAAGGACTGGTCCTATATTCCGCTGCACCAGCAGGCGCTGGCGTGGGGCGTGTCCAAGAAGGTGAAACTGGTCCAGCGTGCGGACAATCAGGTCCTGCTCTACTGGGCCACCAAGCAGGAAGAGTAA
- a CDS encoding spermidine synthase, which produces MIPWEKIDTAGIPGSDGELRLMRRGKEFSIMLGTNELMNSRLSGSEAALATLAAKQIEKVGKPVVLIGGLGMGFTLRAALAVLGSNARFVVAELVPAVVAWARGPMAEIFGDSLSDPRVDIREVDVARLIERHPLRFDAILLDVDNGPEGLTRKANDALYDVAGLRMAHTALRRGGVLAVWSSGPHAKFSRHLRAAGFEVNEVNVRATGKGGGARHVIWIARKR; this is translated from the coding sequence ATGATTCCCTGGGAAAAAATCGATACCGCCGGGATACCCGGCTCCGATGGCGAGCTTCGCCTGATGCGCCGCGGTAAAGAGTTTTCCATCATGCTCGGCACCAACGAGCTGATGAACAGCCGCCTGTCGGGCTCCGAGGCCGCGCTCGCGACGCTCGCGGCGAAGCAGATCGAGAAGGTCGGCAAGCCGGTTGTCCTCATCGGCGGATTGGGCATGGGTTTTACGCTGCGTGCGGCGCTCGCCGTGCTCGGAAGCAATGCGCGGTTCGTTGTGGCCGAACTGGTCCCTGCCGTGGTGGCATGGGCGCGGGGTCCGATGGCCGAGATTTTCGGCGACAGTCTCAGTGACCCCCGCGTTGATATACGTGAAGTGGATGTTGCGCGGTTGATCGAAAGACATCCGCTCAGGTTCGATGCGATCCTGCTTGACGTCGACAATGGTCCGGAGGGTCTCACCCGCAAAGCCAACGACGCCTTGTACGATGTCGCCGGGCTGAGAATGGCCCACACCGCGCTCCGGCGGGGCGGGGTGCTCGCAGTCTGGTCGTCCGGACCGCATGCGAAATTTTCACGCCATCTCCGTGCTGCGGGCTTCGAGGTCAACGAAGTCAACGTCAGGGCCACCGGAAAAGGCGGTGGCGCGCGCCATGTGATCTGGATCGCGAGGAAGCGTTAG
- a CDS encoding alpha/beta hydrolase yields MLERDGALASGRLRPPGLGLLFAEARGLFELNASVLLSPLLMRAPRGDGHPVLALPGFLASDLSMVPMRRYLSELGYDTHAWRMGRNLGGLARMREALRARLAEIHAATGRKVSLVGWSLGGVYARDLALQAPDMVRYVVTLGSPFADDVRATNATRLYEALSGERVEDFAELRAAIAGELPVPASSIYSRADGIVNWRTCLLRPSERAENIEVYLASHIGLGVNPAALWAVADRLAQPEGEFWPFDREGPFAIAYAPPEQAVSP; encoded by the coding sequence ATGCTCGAACGGGACGGAGCCCTGGCGTCAGGCCGGCTTCGTCCGCCCGGCCTCGGGCTGCTGTTTGCCGAAGCACGCGGCCTGTTCGAACTGAACGCCAGCGTCCTGCTCTCGCCTCTGCTGATGCGTGCGCCGAGGGGGGACGGCCATCCGGTGCTGGCGTTGCCCGGCTTTCTCGCCAGCGACCTGTCGATGGTGCCGATGCGGCGCTATCTGAGCGAGCTGGGCTATGACACGCATGCGTGGCGGATGGGCCGCAATCTTGGGGGCCTGGCACGGATGCGGGAGGCGCTGCGCGCCCGCCTCGCGGAGATCCATGCCGCGACGGGGCGCAAGGTCAGTCTGGTCGGATGGAGTCTCGGCGGCGTCTATGCGCGCGATCTGGCGCTGCAGGCGCCCGACATGGTCCGCTATGTGGTGACGCTCGGAAGCCCCTTTGCCGATGACGTGCGGGCAACCAATGCCACGCGACTCTACGAAGCGCTGTCCGGCGAGCGCGTCGAGGATTTTGCTGAGCTGCGTGCCGCGATTGCGGGCGAACTCCCGGTGCCGGCGAGCTCGATCTATTCGCGCGCCGATGGCATCGTGAACTGGCGGACGTGCCTGTTGCGCCCATCGGAGCGCGCCGAAAACATCGAGGTGTACCTTGCGAGCCACATCGGGCTCGGGGTGAACCCGGCCGCCCTGTGGGCAGTGGCGGACCGCCTGGCGCAACCGGAAGGGGAATTCTGGCCATTTGACCGGGAGGGGCCGTTTGCCATTGCATATGCCCCGCCGGAACAGGCAGTATCGCCCTGA
- a CDS encoding wax ester/triacylglycerol synthase family O-acyltransferase: MADGKKLSSLDASFLYLETPEMPMHVGSMAIFRLPDDYEGDFFEDFKAMIVSRLHIAPILKARLEKAPLDIDHPTWVEDDQFDIDRHIFRASLPEPRDRATLERIVGWMHAKLLNRARPLWEFYVFEGMKDNEVGLYSKMHHAAIDGGAGAALTNMIYDISPIPRKVDPPTGGTKPGQEPRDIAANLLDSYQQLFSQPLDASQAARNLQLPRTGKSDIGSILFDNAMYQIESAVRFAGNIPTVLKSVTDVLGKIADPKSRESLASMVSPPTMLNRSISSERSFAGVSISLSRAKALANQAGGKLNDVVLALASGVVRRYLQQYGTLPAKSMTAAVPISLREEGNTEANNQVFGMICSIATNLDDPKARLEAIITQSTKAKEMSHPLRALMPQVSNISMLGAPIMVQILALLYSRSNLSDVLPPAANVTVSNVPGPRQTLYAAGAELLHIFPVSISTHGQALNITVQSYRDQLDFGFIVGANIIPHVQVMCDMLPEEFAALEAAYMPPAADIKGAAE, encoded by the coding sequence ATGGCAGACGGGAAGAAGCTGTCGTCATTGGATGCGTCGTTTCTCTATCTGGAAACGCCGGAAATGCCGATGCATGTCGGCAGCATGGCGATCTTTCGCCTGCCCGACGACTACGAGGGCGACTTCTTCGAAGACTTCAAGGCGATGATCGTCTCGCGCCTGCATATCGCGCCGATCCTCAAGGCGCGACTGGAGAAGGCGCCGCTCGATATCGATCATCCCACCTGGGTCGAGGACGACCAGTTCGACATCGACCGTCATATCTTCCGCGCCAGCCTGCCGGAGCCGCGCGATCGCGCCACGCTTGAGCGTATCGTCGGCTGGATGCATGCAAAACTCCTGAACCGTGCCCGCCCGCTCTGGGAGTTCTACGTGTTCGAGGGCATGAAGGACAACGAGGTCGGGCTGTATTCCAAGATGCACCATGCCGCCATCGACGGCGGTGCCGGCGCGGCGCTGACCAACATGATCTATGACATCTCGCCGATCCCGCGGAAGGTCGATCCGCCGACGGGAGGCACGAAGCCCGGACAGGAGCCGCGCGACATCGCGGCGAACCTGCTCGATTCCTATCAGCAGCTCTTCAGCCAGCCGCTCGACGCTTCGCAGGCCGCAAGGAACCTGCAACTGCCGCGCACCGGCAAGAGCGACATCGGCTCGATCCTGTTCGACAATGCGATGTATCAGATCGAGAGCGCGGTGCGCTTCGCCGGCAACATCCCGACCGTGCTCAAGAGCGTGACCGACGTACTCGGCAAGATCGCCGATCCGAAGTCGCGCGAGAGCCTCGCCAGCATGGTTTCGCCGCCGACCATGCTCAACAGATCGATCTCGTCCGAGCGCAGCTTCGCCGGTGTGTCGATTTCGCTGTCACGGGCCAAGGCGCTCGCCAACCAGGCCGGCGGCAAGCTGAACGACGTGGTGCTGGCGCTGGCCTCCGGCGTGGTCCGCCGCTATCTCCAGCAGTACGGCACGCTGCCGGCAAAATCCATGACGGCGGCGGTGCCGATTTCGCTCCGCGAGGAAGGCAACACCGAGGCCAATAACCAGGTGTTCGGCATGATCTGCTCGATCGCCACCAACCTCGATGATCCCAAGGCGCGGCTGGAGGCGATCATCACGCAATCGACCAAGGCCAAGGAGATGTCGCATCCGCTGCGCGCCTTGATGCCGCAGGTTTCCAACATCTCGATGCTGGGCGCGCCGATCATGGTGCAGATCCTGGCGCTGCTCTACAGCCGCTCGAACCTCTCGGACGTGCTGCCGCCGGCCGCCAACGTCACCGTCTCCAACGTGCCGGGACCGCGGCAGACGCTCTACGCCGCCGGTGCCGAGCTCTTGCACATCTTTCCGGTGTCAATCTCGACGCACGGCCAGGCGCTCAACATCACCGTGCAGAGCTATCGCGATCAGCTCGATTTCGGCTTCATCGTCGGCGCCAATATCATTCCGCATGTGCAGGTGATGTGCGACATGCTGCCGGAGGAATTTGCCGCGCTGGAGGCGGCCTATATGCCACCGGCGGCGGACATCAAGGGCGCAGCCGAGTAG
- a CDS encoding cytochrome P450, producing MPSKNRLDPIPHPPTKPVVGNMLSLDSAAPVQHLTRLAKEFGPIFWLDMMGAPIVVVSGHDLVDELSDEKRFDKTVRGALRRVRAVGGDGLFTADTNEPNWSKAHNILLQPFGNRAMQSYHPSMVDIAEQLVKKWERLNADDEIDVVHDMTALTLDTIGLCGFDYRFNSFYRRDYHPFVESLVRSLETIMMTRGLPFEQLWMQKRRKALAEDVAFMNKMVDEIIAERRKSAEAVDDKKDMLAAMMTGVDRSTGEQLDDVNIRYQINTFLIAGHETTSGLLSYTIYALLKNPEILKKAYDEVDRVFGPDVDAKPTYQQVTQLTYITQALKEALRLWPPAPAYGISPLQDEVIGGGKYRLKKGTFTTILVTALHRDPSVWGANPDAFDPENFSREAEAKRPVNAWKPFGNGQRACIGRGFAMHEAALALGMILQRFRLIDHQRYQMHLKETLTIKPEGFKIKVRPRADRERGAYAGPITATMGPGAAAPRAAARPGHSTPLLVLYGSNLGTAEDLATRVADLAEVNGFVSRLAPLDDYAGKLPEEGGVLIFCASYNGAPPDNATQFVKWLHGDASKEELSKVRYAVFGCGNSDWAATYQSVPRFIDEQLAARGARSVYARGEGDARSDLDGQFEKWFAVAAPAAMKEWGLTQNFSRSADDEPLYKVEPVAPGAVNAVAALGGTVAMKVLVNDELQNRNGANPSKRSTRHIEVQLPQGVSYRVGDHLSVVPRNDAALVDAVARRFGFLPADQVRLRVAEGRRAQLPVGESVSVGQLLTDFVELQQVATRKQIQIMSEHTRCPVTKPKLLAFVGDDAEAGERYRAEILVKRKSVFDLLIEYPACELPFHAYLEMLSLLAPRYYSISSSPLVDPTRCSVTVGVVGGPAASGRGIYKGICSNYLSDRRAGDMIYAIVRETKAGFRLPDDASVPIIMIGPGTGLAPFRGFLQERAARKAKDAVLGPAMLFFGCRHPDQDYLYRDELKVLEASGITELFTAFSRADGPKTYVQHLLANQKDKVWTLIEQGAIIYVCGDGGRMEPDVKAALVGIFREKSGGDAAAGARWIEELGAKDRYVLDVWAGG from the coding sequence ATGCCATCCAAGAACCGTCTGGATCCGATCCCGCATCCGCCGACCAAGCCGGTGGTCGGCAACATGCTGTCGCTGGATTCCGCCGCGCCGGTGCAGCACCTGACGCGGCTGGCCAAGGAGTTCGGCCCGATCTTCTGGCTCGACATGATGGGAGCGCCGATCGTCGTCGTCTCCGGCCATGATCTCGTCGACGAGCTCTCCGACGAGAAGCGGTTCGACAAGACGGTGCGCGGAGCGCTGCGTCGCGTGCGCGCGGTCGGCGGCGATGGCCTGTTCACCGCCGATACCAACGAGCCGAACTGGAGCAAGGCGCACAACATTCTGCTCCAGCCCTTCGGCAACCGCGCCATGCAGTCTTACCATCCGAGCATGGTCGATATCGCCGAGCAGCTCGTGAAGAAGTGGGAGCGGCTCAATGCCGACGACGAGATCGACGTCGTTCACGACATGACCGCGCTGACGCTGGACACGATCGGGCTGTGCGGCTTCGACTACCGCTTCAATTCGTTCTACCGGCGCGACTACCACCCCTTCGTCGAGTCGCTGGTGCGCTCGCTCGAAACCATCATGATGACCCGCGGCCTGCCGTTCGAGCAGCTCTGGATGCAGAAGCGGCGCAAGGCGCTGGCCGAAGACGTCGCCTTCATGAACAAGATGGTCGACGAGATCATCGCGGAGCGGCGCAAGAGCGCGGAGGCGGTCGACGACAAGAAGGACATGCTCGCGGCGATGATGACCGGCGTCGACCGCTCAACCGGCGAGCAGCTCGACGACGTCAATATCCGCTACCAGATCAACACCTTCCTGATCGCGGGCCATGAGACCACCAGCGGTCTTTTGTCCTACACGATCTATGCTCTGCTCAAGAACCCCGAGATCCTGAAGAAAGCCTATGACGAGGTTGACCGCGTCTTCGGTCCGGACGTCGACGCCAAGCCGACCTATCAGCAGGTGACGCAGCTCACCTACATCACGCAAGCCTTGAAGGAGGCGCTGCGGCTGTGGCCGCCGGCGCCCGCCTACGGCATTTCGCCGCTGCAGGACGAGGTCATCGGGGGCGGCAAGTACCGGCTGAAGAAGGGCACATTCACCACGATCCTGGTGACGGCCCTGCATCGCGATCCCAGCGTTTGGGGGGCCAATCCCGATGCGTTCGACCCGGAGAATTTCAGCCGCGAGGCGGAGGCCAAGCGGCCGGTCAATGCCTGGAAGCCGTTCGGCAACGGCCAGCGCGCCTGCATCGGTCGCGGTTTTGCGATGCACGAGGCCGCGCTTGCACTCGGCATGATCCTGCAGCGCTTCCGGCTAATCGACCATCAGCGCTATCAGATGCATCTGAAGGAGACGCTGACGATCAAGCCGGAAGGCTTCAAGATCAAGGTCCGTCCACGCGCCGATCGCGAGCGCGGGGCCTATGCCGGCCCTATCACTGCGACCATGGGCCCCGGTGCAGCAGCTCCGCGCGCCGCGGCGCGCCCCGGGCACAGCACGCCGCTGCTCGTGCTCTACGGTTCCAATCTCGGCACGGCCGAGGATCTGGCAACGCGCGTCGCCGATCTCGCCGAGGTCAACGGCTTTGTCAGCAGACTCGCACCACTCGACGACTATGCCGGCAAGCTGCCGGAGGAGGGCGGCGTGCTGATCTTTTGCGCGTCCTACAACGGCGCGCCGCCTGACAACGCCACCCAGTTCGTCAAATGGTTGCACGGCGACGCTTCGAAGGAGGAATTGTCCAAGGTGCGCTATGCCGTGTTCGGCTGCGGCAACAGCGACTGGGCCGCGACCTACCAGTCCGTGCCCCGCTTCATCGACGAGCAGCTTGCCGCCCGCGGCGCTCGCAGCGTCTATGCCCGCGGCGAGGGTGACGCGCGCAGCGATCTCGACGGTCAGTTCGAAAAATGGTTCGCGGTCGCCGCACCCGCGGCGATGAAAGAATGGGGGCTGACGCAAAACTTCAGCCGCAGCGCCGACGACGAGCCGCTTTACAAGGTCGAGCCGGTCGCACCCGGTGCGGTCAATGCGGTCGCTGCGCTCGGCGGCACTGTCGCGATGAAGGTGCTGGTCAATGACGAGCTCCAGAACAGGAACGGTGCCAATCCGTCCAAACGTTCCACGCGCCACATCGAGGTCCAGTTGCCGCAAGGCGTGAGTTACCGCGTCGGCGACCATCTCAGCGTAGTGCCGCGCAACGACGCGGCGCTGGTCGACGCCGTCGCGCGCCGCTTTGGCTTCCTGCCTGCTGACCAGGTCAGGTTGCGGGTAGCCGAAGGGCGACGCGCGCAACTGCCGGTCGGGGAGAGTGTGTCGGTCGGCCAACTCCTCACCGATTTCGTCGAGCTCCAGCAGGTGGCGACACGCAAGCAGATCCAGATCATGTCGGAGCACACGCGCTGCCCGGTGACCAAACCGAAGCTGCTGGCCTTCGTCGGCGACGATGCGGAAGCCGGCGAGCGCTATCGCGCCGAGATACTGGTCAAGCGCAAATCGGTGTTCGATCTGCTGATCGAGTATCCGGCCTGCGAGCTGCCGTTCCATGCTTATCTCGAGATGCTGTCGCTGCTCGCGCCGCGCTACTATTCGATCTCGTCCTCTCCGTTGGTCGATCCGACGCGATGCAGCGTCACCGTCGGTGTGGTCGGCGGGCCGGCGGCCTCGGGCCGCGGCATCTACAAGGGCATCTGCTCGAACTATCTCAGCGATCGCCGCGCCGGCGATATGATCTATGCGATCGTGCGCGAGACCAAGGCCGGCTTCCGCCTGCCAGACGATGCATCGGTGCCCATCATCATGATCGGCCCCGGCACGGGACTAGCGCCGTTCCGCGGCTTTCTCCAGGAACGCGCCGCGCGCAAAGCGAAGGACGCCGTTCTCGGACCGGCGATGCTGTTCTTCGGCTGCCGTCATCCCGACCAGGACTATCTCTACAGGGACGAATTAAAAGTGCTGGAGGCGAGCGGTATCACCGAACTCTTCACCGCGTTCTCGCGCGCAGATGGTCCGAAGACCTATGTGCAGCACCTGCTAGCCAACCAGAAGGACAAGGTCTGGACCCTGATCGAGCAGGGTGCGATCATCTATGTCTGCGGCGACGGCGGCAGGATGGAACCGGACGTGAAGGCTGCGCTCGTTGGCATTTTTCGGGAGAAGAGCGGCGGCGATGCCGCCGCCGGCGCGCGCTGGATCGAGGAACTGGGTGCGAAGGACCGCTACGTGCTTGACGTCTGGGCGGGCGGGTAA
- a CDS encoding alpha/beta hydrolase, with product MNASAHQPPQIVHANGIDICYEVFGKDNAEPLLLIMGLGAQMIHWDDAFCEQLAARGFRVIRFDNRDIGKSSHLSGGKRLTPFELLKLRFLKIPVAATYRLIDMAMDTVGLMDALGIKSAHLVGASMGGMIAQEVTLSFPQRVRSLTSIMSTTGNPRVPPPTREAAAMLMAPPPRSKEEFIVRFGQTWKILRVGQFPEEEALDPGRAERVFARGLNPAGVGRQLRAVLASGSRKERLHAVKTPTLVIHGTVDPLVRPEGGKDTAASIPGAKLLMIEGMGHALPMRFWGEIIDAVDRHAHGAVAKAA from the coding sequence GTGAACGCCTCAGCCCATCAGCCGCCGCAGATCGTCCACGCCAACGGCATCGACATCTGCTACGAGGTTTTCGGCAAGGACAACGCCGAGCCACTGCTGCTGATCATGGGGCTGGGCGCCCAGATGATCCACTGGGATGACGCCTTCTGCGAACAGCTCGCCGCGCGCGGCTTTCGCGTGATCCGCTTCGACAATCGCGACATCGGCAAATCCAGCCACCTGAGCGGCGGCAAGCGGCTCACGCCCTTCGAGCTGTTGAAGCTGCGCTTCCTGAAGATCCCGGTGGCAGCAACCTACAGGCTGATCGACATGGCCATGGACACGGTCGGCCTGATGGACGCGCTCGGCATCAAGTCGGCGCATCTGGTCGGCGCCTCCATGGGCGGCATGATCGCGCAGGAGGTCACGCTCTCCTTTCCGCAGCGCGTGCGCTCGCTCACTTCGATCATGTCGACGACGGGTAACCCACGTGTACCGCCCCCGACCCGGGAGGCTGCCGCCATGCTGATGGCGCCGCCGCCGCGCAGCAAGGAGGAGTTCATCGTCCGCTTCGGCCAGACCTGGAAGATCTTGCGCGTCGGTCAATTCCCGGAAGAGGAGGCGCTCGATCCCGGCCGCGCCGAGCGCGTGTTCGCACGCGGGCTCAACCCTGCCGGCGTCGGCCGGCAGCTCCGTGCCGTGCTCGCCTCGGGCAGCCGCAAGGAGCGGCTGCACGCCGTCAAGACGCCGACGCTGGTCATTCATGGCACCGTCGATCCGCTGGTGCGGCCCGAGGGCGGCAAGGACACGGCGGCGTCGATTCCCGGAGCAAAGCTGTTGATGATCGAGGGCATGGGCCACGCGCTGCCGATGCGGTTCTGGGGCGAGATCATCGACGCCGTCGACAGGCATGCGCATGGCGCGGTGGCGAAGGCGGCCTAA
- a CDS encoding alpha/beta hydrolase produces the protein MIEMPPLEFVQTNGIRMGYYDAGPKTDKPPMVLCHGWPELAFSWRHQIKALSESGIRVIAPDQRGYGATDRPEPVEAYDIEHLTGDLVGLLDNLGIDKAIFVGHDWGGFIVWQMPLRHIDRVAGVVGINTPHTNRAWADPIELLRARFGDKMYIVQFQDPAREPDRIFGGRVEQTFDAFMRKPVPRAADAPAEEVIAGVGASPRLNLAFPQMIAGYDAKHDPRTPILSQEEKKVFVDAFTRTGFTGGINWYRNMSRNWARCEGLDHTVRVPSLMIMAENDAVLPPSSADGMEKLIPDLEKYLVRGSGHWTQQEKPEEVSAKLIEWRRRRFG, from the coding sequence ATGATTGAAATGCCGCCGCTCGAGTTCGTGCAGACGAACGGAATCCGCATGGGCTATTACGACGCGGGCCCGAAGACTGACAAGCCGCCGATGGTGCTCTGTCATGGCTGGCCCGAGCTCGCTTTCTCCTGGCGCCACCAGATCAAGGCGCTGAGCGAATCCGGCATCCGGGTGATCGCGCCGGACCAGCGCGGTTATGGCGCGACTGACCGGCCCGAACCGGTCGAGGCCTATGACATCGAACATCTGACCGGAGATCTGGTCGGCTTGCTCGATAATCTCGGGATCGATAAAGCGATCTTCGTCGGCCACGATTGGGGCGGGTTCATCGTCTGGCAGATGCCGCTGCGGCACATCGACCGCGTCGCGGGAGTGGTGGGCATCAACACACCCCATACCAACCGTGCCTGGGCCGACCCGATCGAGCTGCTGCGCGCGCGCTTCGGCGACAAGATGTACATCGTGCAGTTCCAGGATCCGGCGCGCGAGCCTGACAGGATCTTCGGCGGTCGTGTCGAGCAGACATTCGACGCTTTCATGCGCAAGCCGGTGCCGCGCGCGGCCGATGCGCCGGCAGAGGAGGTGATTGCCGGGGTCGGCGCTTCGCCACGGCTTAATCTGGCGTTTCCGCAGATGATTGCCGGCTACGACGCCAAGCACGACCCGCGCACGCCGATCCTGTCGCAGGAGGAGAAGAAGGTGTTCGTCGACGCCTTCACCAGGACCGGCTTCACCGGCGGTATCAACTGGTACCGCAACATGTCGCGCAACTGGGCGCGCTGCGAAGGCCTCGATCACACCGTGCGGGTGCCGTCGCTGATGATCATGGCCGAGAACGATGCGGTGCTGCCACCGTCTTCCGCCGACGGCATGGAAAAGCTGATACCGGATCTGGAGAAGTACCTGGTGCGCGGCAGCGGCCATTGGACGCAGCAGGAGAAGCCGGAAGAAGTCAGCGCCAAGCTGATCGAATGGCGTAGAAGGCGGTTCGGCTAA
- a CDS encoding DUF6489 family protein, whose amino-acid sequence MKVNIEIDCTPLEARQFFGLPDVSPMQTAVMDKLQQQVLSNIEKVSPESLIQSWFTFDPKLAEQFQNMFVTMAGLGGTRNSDKKK is encoded by the coding sequence ATGAAGGTTAACATCGAAATCGACTGCACCCCCCTCGAAGCCCGCCAGTTCTTCGGGTTGCCCGACGTTTCGCCGATGCAGACGGCGGTGATGGACAAGCTGCAGCAGCAGGTGCTGAGCAACATCGAGAAAGTCTCGCCGGAATCGTTGATCCAGAGCTGGTTCACCTTCGATCCGAAGCTCGCCGAGCAATTTCAGAACATGTTCGTGACGATGGCCGGCCTCGGCGGCACCCGCAACAGCGACAAGAAGAAGTAG